The following coding sequences are from one Campylobacter sp. RM16187 window:
- a CDS encoding sigma factor-like helix-turn-helix DNA-binding protein — protein MKTVILDLLDEANELKNKVKSLLNEQNLDQSQKFALKHINSDLSRIVSVLNVKNIAFNSKIKGGGEYTLEEIGAALGGVSRERVRQIESAAIKKLKHPKIMKNFYNYTRL, from the coding sequence ATGAAAACTGTAATTTTAGATCTTTTAGATGAAGCAAATGAGCTAAAAAACAAAGTAAAAAGCCTGCTAAATGAACAAAATCTAGATCAAAGTCAAAAATTTGCCCTAAAGCATATAAATAGCGATCTATCAAGAATTGTCAGTGTATTAAATGTTAAAAACATAGCTTTTAACTCCAAGATAAAAGGCGGTGGCGAATACACACTCGAGGAGATAGGCGCTGCTCTTGGAGGAGTGAGTCGTGAGCGTGTAAGGCAGATAGAATCAGCTGCCATTAAAAAACTTAAACATCCAAAAATAATGAAAAATTTTTATAATTATACAAGATTGTAG